The sequence GACCCTCCCGCCCTCTTAGCACGTGGCCCTGATGCCCACACTCCTGGCTTCCTGCAGAGCTTCCTgcagaagagggaaggagaagaggtTTCCAGGGTCATGTTCAGACAGGTCCAGAGATAAGATGAGTGCCAAGCGGCAGGAGGGATGAGGCATAGTTCCAGTCCCAAGCACCCATCAAGCTCCCAGGCACAAGCTGAGCTGCTGGTACCCATCCAGGGTGCAGGAGAAGAGCCTGCCCAGAGGTCCCAGGCTAATAGGAAATCTGCATTCCAGACCAGAACCAGACAGAAACAGAGCCAAGAACAGCAAAGGGTGCAGCCAGGCTGTGCCAGGGACAAGAAGGGTCTCATGCATTCTGACATGGAGAATTGGGGAAGGTTTCCAGGTGGGAGGAAAACTGGTGCAGACTTGGGAAGAAGGAGGAACAGGGATGAATGGGGCTGTCCTGGGTCAGGAGTAGAGCCTATTGTAGGCAGTTAAGCAGGGAACAAGATACAAGAGATACTAAAACATTAGTggggatggaggagatggagggcaTCCCAGGGAGCATAGTGGAGGGTTGGAAAGAATCCTTTGATGAGCTGATTGGGGTGAGGAGTGAGATGTCCACAGGACCTACCCAAACAACCATAGATATTCCATAAATTGCCTCCCGAGGAGAGTGAGCTGGGTAGCTGCATAGCTTTTGTTTTGCTGGGTGAGCTGTGCAATCCTGGGGCAGAGCTGAATTGCTGGAAGGAGTGACAGAGAAGCTGCACATTGCCAAAAGGAACCTTCATCTCCGTCCTGCAGCCTGTCCTCTAAATGCCCTTTCAACACATATTTAAGGCTATGGCTTAGCATCATTGCTGAATTATTAACCTGTCCAGGAGAAGGGCCAGGTTAAAGCTCAGAGGTGAGAGATGGGGGTGAGGTGACAAGACCCAGGTTTGCCACCCTGGGTAGAGCCAGCGCATCACTGGGAGGGGACTGGAAGAAGGGACAGAACACAGAGGACCTCAGCACaaatccccatctcccaacccAGGGTATCTGAATTAGCTGTCAAAGGCCAGCCTCTGGCCCTGGAAATCAAGGGCTCCAAGAAGGAAGGTCtggctctcatgaatgggatggGTTATGCAGGAGACACCAGGAACAGAAGGGGTGAGAAAGACACATTAGGAGGGCACAAGGGGTCTGACCTTGTTTGCCAGAGTAGCCCTAGTCCTGGCACTCAATAAAATttatgggagggagggagtcggggaggggaagggaaagagaaaagaagacccaCTACCGGGAGAACTGGATGCTGCTTTATTTCACAGGAAATAAATGGACAGAAATACAGAAATGGAGGCCCGTTTCCTCAGAGGCTGCTGAAGAGGGCAAGGATGGTGTCCCTTGGTTCCAGGCCTCAGGCTCTGGTCAGTGGGCCTCAGGCCTCTCCCTTGGGATGCAGATGCAGTCTGGCCAAGCCCAACCAGGAGTTTTCCTAGCTCGGTCGAAGGctgtggagagaggagaggacaagCCTGGCTGGCTGGAGGCTTGGTGCTGTGCTCCTTGGTTAGTGTAGGCAGCAGACAAATGAGATGCAAATCAGTACACAGAACAAGGCCAGACTGGGCAAGCATTCAGAACAGCAGCCAGGGCCCGACTGACTTCTGCAGAGTCCCCTGTGGGCTGGCTCGGGCTCTGGGCAGTAGACACAGAGCTGGCCATGCAGGGATAGGAGTGATAAGAgtgggagaagagctgagagggCTCAGGAAGGCGGGAGGGCGGGAGGAGCAAATGGCCTCTGGGTCACTCAGTATGTGATGGACGTCTTCAGACTTGACTCAACCGTCTTCTTCAGGATGGTGTAGCAGATGGAGCTGGAGCCAGAGCCGGACACAGAGCAAGAGCCCAAAACGGGGCCCTGCCCAGAGCCCAGGATGACGTTGGAGTCACCGGTCACGATGCTGGAGCAGCTGGACCCAAAGCTGCCATTCCCGCCTCCGGGTCCACAAGTGCCCACCAGGCCACCATCTGCTCCTCCAGACACGATGGTGCTGGCTTCCCAAACGGCTGCCAAGAAAGGCACCAGGGTCACAGCAGAGCCCTCGATTCCCCACGGGGCCCCTCTCCCAAAGTCACCTGATACTCACAGATAGTGACCTGACTGGTGCACTCCCCAGACGTCCTGCGGGAAAAAGGACAAGAGGAAGAAATGCTAAGAATGGCTGCAGAGAATATGTTCCCAGGTGCTTTTAAGCCTCTCAGAGCAGCTCACCACCCTCTGAGCAGATAAAATCCCCAGTCCCCAATTTTAAATCCCTCCCAGCAGAATGGGTGGCCCTTGGTGGCTCACAGTGTCAAGAAATCTCTCcatcctagggacttccctggtggcacagtggttgagaatctgcttgccaatgcaggggacacgggtttgagccctggtccgggaagatcccacatgccgcagagcaactgagcccgtgcaccacaactactgagcctgcgctctagagcccgcgagccacaactactgagcccacgtgccacaactactgaagcccgcgcgcctagagcccgtgctctgcaacaagagaagccaccgtaatgagaagcccgtgcaccgcaacaaagagtagcccccgctcgccacaactagagaaagcccgcgtgcagaaacggagacccaacgcagccaaaaataaagaaataaatttatttattttttaaaaaaagaaagaaagaaagaaatctctcaGCATCCTGTGTTGGCCttgcatccccccacccccacctccgtCACACATCCTCAAGGCCCTCTGACCAGCCCCACCTGCTCTCCTCGCCCTCCAGCAGCCTGCGGTAGGTGGCGATCTCCACATCCAAGGAGAGCTTCGAGCTCATCAGCTCCTGGTACTCGCACAACAGCCGCGCCATGTCCTGCTTGGCGGTTCTCAGAGCAGCCTCCAGCTCAGCCAGCTTAGCCTGAGCATCCTTGAGGGCCAGCTCCCCACGATGCTCAGCATGGGTGATGGCAGCCTGCAGGTTGGCATTCTAGAGAGGGGTAGAAATAAGGGAGGAAGTGGCTGTAAGCCCGACACAGACTCCCAAAGCACCTACTGTGGATATAACTTAAAGGCTGAGATGGACCATAATCTCATGAGCTCAAAATTATTCCTGGCCATGGCCAGCTCTTCTCATTCTAAAAGAGAGTATTGCCTCTTCTGCTTCTTTAACTCCCAGAGTGGGTTAAGTAGCATCTCAAAAACGTCAAGTCCATCAAGAACTTCAGAAAATAATCagatttggagatagggtctttgcagatgtaattagttaagaatcTCAAGATGCTATCACACTGTATTTAGGGTGAGCCCTATATCCAGTGGCTGGTGTCCAAGAAAAAGATGAGACAGACACTGAGATGATGCCgtatgaagatggaggcagaaatGGAAGTGATGCACCACCAGACGAGGAATGCCAAGGAACTTCCGGAGCCACCAGAGGCCaggaagaggtgaggaaggattCCCCCAGCTCCTTCAGAGTGAGTGTGGCTGCCCGCACCTGAGttcagacttctaacctccagaactgacAGATTCGATTTCTGCTCTCTCAAGTCGCCAAGTTTGTGATACTTGgtatggcagccacaggaaatgAATCCAGCCCCTTCTCCACTTTCTCCCATGATCTTCCCTTATTTCTTCCCACCCTGTCGACCCTCAGCACCTTCCCTGCAGTACTTTCTCTCTCCTAGGGTACTTAAAGCTCTTCCTGTCCTGTACGGGTCATTATCTACAAGTCTCATCTTGAGGGCTACGTGTCCTTGGGGCTTTTGGAACAGCCCCATTTCAAATACTTTATCCCGATGCTGACAGACTCTCATGGGCCTCAGTTTGGGGTCTGAAAAAACATTCTCTGTGCTCACCTCTCCAATTCGacagaaaactcctagaggaagGACAGCGTCCCTGTCCAAACAGCCATCTAGTTGATTTTCCCTCACGTTCAGTTCAGGAAAGAAGGCATTCCCTAAAGGCTCTCTTTCACTTACCACAAAGCACCCCATGGATGAGGAACATGGTCTCCAttctacaggtgaagaaactgaggcttggaaaggAGGTGAGTGGCGGAGCTGAGACCCTAACCCAGAACAGCTGAGGTCCAGTCCACCGCTCTTACTGTAGCCTCAGTTCATCAGACTTGTGCATGAACAGGAGGAGTGAGAGGGGGCTGTGACCCCAAGAAGGATTCTCCCAGGAAAGGCACCTTGCTATGCAGGGGGGACTGTGTTTCCCAGACATGGGGACATGGTGACTCTCCTAAGTTCTGGCCACTGGTCTCTGAGACTCCACGCACTTCATTGTCACCTGGGTGGACTTAGTTGAGAAAGCAGGTTTCTTGGCTCCACCTTTAGAGGCTCAGATTCCCTCTCTCTGGTGagaagcccaggaatctgcatcttATCAGACACCCCAGAGAACCCCAAAGCTTCCAGAGCAAAAAGTCCAAATTTATGGGCAAAACACCGTGGCAACAAATTGAGTAATAGGACCTGGTCACCCTCATCTCAGGTCCTTCCTCACACTTCAAAGGAGAGCCGGTCAGGATGGCTGGAGACTGAGTCTGGCCTTTGAATGGTCTGTACTCCAAGAAGCACAGACCCTGCCTGCATGTGGACAGGCCACCCATGGCTTGGGAGTCAGGCTGAAGTGCTTGAGGAAACCGCCAGACTCTGTGGTCTCAGCTCTCAACCCTCTGTTGATCCCCAAAAAATGATGCTCTGGGCTTGGGGAAAGTGAGAGCAAAGACACGTGAGAACTTAAGAATCTGTAATCCTCACATCTAGAAGTAAGGTCTCCAGGAGGATCAGGAAACCACCTCCCTGCCCTTGccatcctctccctccacctctcccAGCTCCTCACACCAACAGCATCAGCTGACCCTAAGGGGACCTCGGCACCCCATCGTCCTGCCCATGTCCCCCGCTCCCTGAGATCCTGGTTCTCTCCCTCCCTAACACGGGACCAGGAAATTCAGCGTGTGGTCTTAGAGCCCTTACTGGGCTTGACGAGTAAGCATCAAAAGAAGAGATAAGAAAAGAGATGAATTAACCCTCTCCCCAACGAGCTGAAAGCAAGATGTGCATGCAGACACGGAATGCAGCGTGAGGGCCGGGGCCAGGGTTGCCAGTGCAGAGCCCACGCAGCTAGAATTCCCAGGAGGAGAGCTGAACGCCTCTGAAATGGGGCTTAAAGTTCTCTCCACCCCAAATTAGCCAAACCTCCAACCAGTTATCAAAGTTTCACACAAACCCAGCAGTGACCCTGGCACAAAGGTGGTAAGACAGAGGGCTTGGGGGCTCCGGTACCCTCACCTGCCTTTTGAGGTTCTCAGTCTGACTCTGCAGCTTCTGAATTGCCTGCTGCAGCTGAGTGATCTGGACTTTGGTCCCCTTCATTTGGTCCCCATGAACCTGGGCAGACATCTGAAGCTCCCGGTACTGATGGGGGATGGGGTGACACCGTCAGTGGAGAGGACCCTCACCTTTGACCCCAAGACCATGAGGAACACCATGGCCCCGGTTCTCTGCCTCCTCACATCCTCATTTGGGATGCGGGTTAAAACGCTTGGAAAACCAGGACACGGTGGGATGTGGTTGCGGAAGTCTGGGCTCATCTCCCACAGTTTCCCTGCATTGCCTCCCTCCTGGAGAGGGGAAACATGGTGCCCACCCAGCCCTGGTGCTTCAGAGAGGTTATCAGAACCGCCCAACGGGGCCAAGGTGGACGACCACCTGGGGGTGCAGGCGGGGAGACCCAGCCTTTTCCAGCATGGTGCTTGTCCCCCGGCCCTGGCACCTTAGTCTGGTACAGCATCTCGGCCTCGGCTTTGCTGGTCCTGGCGATCTCCTCGTACCGGGCACGGACCTCGGCGATGAGGTCTCTGAAGTCCAGGCGGCGGTTGTTTTCCATGGACAACACCACAGACATGCTGCTGGCCTGGGTCTGCAGCTGGCCCAGCTCCTGTGGGGAAGACTGACTCAGTGTCCGTTGGCCCCCTGGCTCCCTTTCCCCTTGCAGCCCCCGGCAGGTGGGCAGAGTGCCCTCTTCCTTCGGAGGCAGCCCTCCTTCGCGCCGGGTGGCAATGAGCACACCCTGCCCTCCACGGGGCTGTGTCCTTATCTGGAATTGAGGGCTGTCCAATGACTCGTGGACATTAAAGGAACGTGTCCGGCAGGGTCTGAAATCACCTGGTCCCCATCACTCCCCTGACCTCCTATCACATCCTCTCTCATTCCCATTGCTCCAGTCACTGCGTCCTCCTTGCATTTCCTCAAAGACACCAGcaccctctgcctggaatccCAGATTCCCCACTGTGTGTCtgtcttcctcacttccttcagatCTTGGCTCAGATTTTGTCTTCTAAATGAGGCCATGCCAACCACCCTATTTGAAATTGCCACCTGCCCTACCTCCCTGCCACATTCCCAGTCCTCCTTTCCCTGTTCTAATTTTCCTTATTCCCATAGTATTTATCACTTTCTAATATACttggtaatttatttatttactaggtCTAGTGTTCATTGTCTGTCTCCCAATAGAAAGCAAGCTTCGtgatttttgtttggttgttcaCTGGTGTATCCCCAATACCTAGCAATTCACATGGTAAATTCTCAGTAACTGTTTATCAAAGGACTGAATGACCGGCATCTAACTCACACTAACCAGGCTTCACCTCCCAGCCACTCCCACTATCGCCACCGGAGCCTGCcaccctgtccccttccctcccgTCCACCTGTCCCTGGCAGACCATCACTTCTGCCCTTAGTGATCCACACTTCTTCATACAGATGCCTCAAGAAGCAGATGTACTCATTCAGAGCCTCCACCTTGCCTTCCAACTCCATCTTGCTCGAGAGAACCCCGTCCACATCCTGGGGACAGGAAGATAAAAGCCATATACCACCATTCCCTCTTTGGGGGTCCCACTCTGACCCAGGAGTTCTGTTCACACACTGCCCAACACCCACCCCACGGCCATCTCCAGCTcccattccttcctcctccagccccgcCCTGCCCTGCTCTCTCTTTTGCCTGACACTGACCCACACCACCTTCAGGAAGCCCTCCCGGATTCATCCCAACCAGTTCTGTTTCTTccactccctccccagcctctcccacAGTGACACCCAGAGCTCATCACGTAGTCCCTTGGTCGGATCTTGTCCTGGAATCCCCCTGTGTCTACGTAGACGTCCCATTTCCTCAGAGGGTCCCTATAGGCAGTGTGACAGCATGTCGTGCATGAGGATCTCCCACCTgctgccctcccagcccaggaCTGGGCTCTGTGCACGGTGGATGCTCGGGGTTTGGGTAGAGCAGCTGATCCCACCCTCACCTTTTTGAGGACCACGAAGTCTTTCTCCATTGTGGCACGCTTGTGGGCCTCCCGTTCATACCTGCCAAGTAAGTACAGAAAGACGCTGCCTGGAGTGCCGGCATCAGAGCCCAGGCCCCTCTTCAAGTACAACCTCCCTGAAAAGGCCACTCTGCTTTAGATGCTGCAAGGCAGGACACACCACCAGCCTGCTTCTCTACTCTTCCATCAGGAAGTTTTGTCATGTCTTATGTCCCTCTTCACTCTTTCAGCCCAGGTCCACTTGTAATATCAGGTGACTTTGCTTTGTGTTTATAAGGCACATTCAAACACTCTTCTCACTTACCACTCACAATCATCATCTGAAGCAGGCATTTTGGATTTTATCAGAGAGATTACAAGATGTGCCCAAGTCCTAGATAATTAGGTGGCCCAAGCAGATCTAAAACATAGGTCTCCTGGCCCCAATCTTTCCAGGACCTTCCACCTGGGTCCTGGAGCAATCCTCGCAATGGTTCTGGAAGGTAAGAAAGGCAAGTGGCATTTTCCCAGTctacagatatggaaactgaggctcggaaagGTAAGATGcattgcccaaggccacacagctattcCTCGTTCACAGTCGCCAAACCCAAGCCTCCTGTTGGTCCAGGGCTCTCTCCATACCACCAGGTGACCTGGTGGGGGACCCAGAACCACAGCCTACCTGTGAATCATGCCACAGGCCTGGGGGTGGTCCCACTAATGAATTGTCTTCCACCTCTGAGACCAGAGAATGACTGAGTCACTTTAACCAACAGGCTGCTCAACAGGAATTTctcaagaaaaaaacccacataggCATTGTTTAATAAGCCCCTCCCAGCCTTGACCAGAAATGTGGCCCTTGTAACTGGGGCCTGCTAGAATCGAGGCTCTCCAGTCCTGGGTATCAGGGGCTGTGGGGCTGTTTACTTGCAGCAGATGGGGCCCCCTGAGAATCAGAGGGAATGGGGATGCAGAGGGGCTAGAGGGGAGGCCGGTCATGTGaccctgggagctcagcagtGGGATACCCTCTGGCTGACAGCCTGATTCAagccctcccagcccccatccagggCCCATGTGGATGCTGCACTTTGCCTACTTGGCTTTATACTCCTCCTGCTGGTCCTGGCAGGACTTCAGCTCGGCGTCCAGAGACCCTCGTTCTCTCTGCAGCTGCTCCAGCTGCTTCCTGAGCTGGACCAGATAGGCCTCGAAGAAAGACTGCAGGGCCTGGGGACTGTCACTCAACTCCTGCTGCTGCAACAAGTCCCACTTGGTCTCCAGGACCTTGTTCTGCTGCTCCAGGAACCGCACCTACAGCACAAACAGCGGGTCCCTGAGGCAAGCTCCTGCCAGACTCCCTGGGCACAGCCTCTGGGAAATAAAGCCTGAGCAACCCTCTAACCAGCCCGGAGCCTTTTAGatctttgataaatattttccaaCACATTAAATGAATTATAATGACATTTTTATAAAGGGAATTTCAAAACACTAATTAAACAGAACCTCAGAATAACCAGAGAGACTCCAGTTAGACCACAGGAGGGACTTCCTTGCTGCAGAAGTGATTAGAAAACTAGTAGGAGACCAGACTTCCCCATTCCCAAGTCCATCGAGAACAGTTCCTCGAGGGAGGCACAGAGACAGGGGCTTAGATGAGTTGACCCTCACCTTGTCAATGAAAGAAGCAAACTGGTTGTTGAGGGTTCTGATCAGTTGGGTCTCCTGAGTCCGAACCACCTGGAACTGGGGGTCGATCTCAATCTTCAGTGGGGTCAGCAGATTCTGGTTGATGACCACTTCCTGGAAGCCTCTCGGAAGGCACGGGGAAAGCCCAGGCCCACCGATCCCCTCCCCATACCGCACCCCTAGCCTTCCCCTTGAACCCCAGGCCCTCCCACGAGAGCCTCCTTGGCACCCCCCAAAGGAACTGAGGCTCCTGCTGCTGAAGCTGACCCTGCCTCGGCCCCCCAAGTGAGCAGAACAGGCTGAGCGAGCACTGAAGCCCCTCTGGGCCcggcagggagagagagacatggCAGAGCCTGAAGGTCTCACAGCTACAGACAGAGGATCGTCAAGGTGTGTGTGTTCCTGCCCTGAGGCCCCAGCAGGGCACAAGAGTTTTATCTCCTCCCGTGCCTGGGCTGGGCCTTGGGGAGCAAGATTCTCTTGGCCTGAGTGTGTCTGTCACTGACTCCAGCTGGCCTCTTCTGACACACCTGGGGAATAGTACAGAGCCCAAGGAAGAGACCCAGAGCCTGTCCTCAGAGCTCCCAGGCTATAGGAGGGATGGGCACATTCTGAAGACGAGGAAGTAGCCAGAGACCTGGACTTCAGTGCTaggggatggggagagatggcCCTGAGCAAACTTCCTTGAGGGTcattcaaggaaggcttcctggaggaggagatggggaagAAGGGGAGCACATTCAAAGGGAAAAGAAGATGGAGGGGGGTCAGATGGAGCCCTTGAGTGCCCTGCAGATGCTGGACAGAGGAGTGCAGCTTCTCGAGGGAGGATCTACAtttgagaggaggaggaggaaggcactTTGCAGCACAGGAGAAGCCAGGAGGTTAATAGAGGTGTTATTGTCATCGTTAGCTAAAAGacactgcaggggcttccctggtggcgcagtgcttgagaatccgcctgccaatgcaggggacatgggttcgtgccccggtccgggaagatcccacatgccgcggagcggctgggcccgtgagccatggccactgagcctgcgcgtccggagcctgtgctccacaatgggagaggccacaacagtgagaggcccgcgtaccacaaaaaaaaaaaaaaaaaaagacactgcaggatttgaaaatgaaacagaaaaacagggTACCCAAGTCCCTCCTCTTGCCCAACCCAGCAATCATCCATGAGGCACCACCCCACTCAAACCAGGCATCTCCACCCAGGATGGCGGCGAATGGAGCATTTCTAAGCCCAGCCTGTGTCCCTTCCACAAACACACAGCACTAGGCACATCCACTTGGGTCCAGCACTGTGTCTGTCAAGTTACACATCAGAGGATCCCAGGCTCtgaaataaaatgtacatttaGAAACATAACTTCCCCGGGGACTGGGAGCAAAAACAGGAGTTTTGACACTCCTTGCAGGATAGATTCCGTCTCTGCCCTGAGAGTCTGTTAATTGGAGGAGCCCCAAGGTTCATCATTCAGCAGCCTCCCACCCGGTGGAGGACCCGTGATGGAAGGCATCCAGCCAACTCCACTGCTGCCCTCCCACTGCTGGCAAGGAGGGCTGGCATCtctgatttttagaaatttccaaAATGTCTTCTTTACAAGGTGGGAGGGCTATTTTCTCCCTGTCCCTGCCCCACTTTCTTAGAGCCTGATGCACCCTGAAGCTGGGATACTGGGCCTTTGATAATGCAACTCAAAGCCAGGATAAACAGAGACTCAGCATAATAAACACTCAAGAGATGTGCTATGAGGAAGTCAGTCCTAGCAATGCAAACAATCCCGTAGATGTTCCATCCCTGGGACCAGACAGTGGTGAGcacatctcccctccctccagaggATTAGAAACCCCATCTGGCAGACAGCACCCCAGAAGGAAACTGAATGACAGATGAcctcaagaggaagaagaagtcaGGCCTTCTGTGGGGAAAACAAAGGAGATCAAGGGACTGAAGGCTCAGGTGAGGAAGAGAACAGGAGAAAAACGATCCAAGCAGAGATTCAGGGacacagaggagagaggaggcagcGTGGA is a genomic window of Kogia breviceps isolate mKogBre1 chromosome 12, mKogBre1 haplotype 1, whole genome shotgun sequence containing:
- the KRT78 gene encoding keratin, type II cytoskeletal 78 → MSLSPCRAQRGFSARSACSAHLGGRGRVSFSSRSLSSFGGCQGGSRGRAWGSRGRLGVRYGEGIGGPGLSPCLPRGFQEVVINQNLLTPLKIEIDPQFQVVRTQETQLIRTLNNQFASFIDKVRFLEQQNKVLETKWDLLQQQELSDSPQALQSFFEAYLVQLRKQLEQLQRERGSLDAELKSCQDQQEEYKAKYEREAHKRATMEKDFVVLKKDVDGVLSSKMELEGKVEALNEYICFLRHLYEEELGQLQTQASSMSVVLSMENNRRLDFRDLIAEVRARYEEIARTSKAEAEMLYQTKYRELQMSAQVHGDQMKGTKVQITQLQQAIQKLQSQTENLKRQNANLQAAITHAEHRGELALKDAQAKLAELEAALRTAKQDMARLLCEYQELMSSKLSLDVEIATYRRLLEGEESRTSGECTSQVTISVWEASTIVSGGADGGLVGTCGPGGGNGSFGSSCSSIVTGDSNVILGSGQGPVLGSCSVSGSGSSSICYTILKKTVESSLKTSITY